A single genomic interval of bacterium harbors:
- a CDS encoding competence/damage-inducible protein A has translation MAGERTAGIIVIGNEILSGKVADTNAPFLTRELRALGVALRRIVTITDELDDIAEAVREFHRRFDVNFTSGGVGPTHDDVTMEGIARGLGRRVVRHPVIESRLREFYKDNVNEARLKMAEVPEGSELIVDQRLGFPTIQCENFYILPGIPELFEAKFNALRDRFVDTPYTLRIVYTRDGEGTIAHHLNATLAAFPELMLGSYPKLGDPEYAVKLTLESKDAAYVEQALAHLLQLLPAETVVRTE, from the coding sequence ATGGCGGGCGAGCGCACGGCGGGGATCATCGTCATCGGCAACGAGATCCTCTCGGGGAAGGTCGCGGACACGAACGCGCCCTTCCTCACCCGTGAGCTGCGGGCGCTCGGCGTCGCGCTGCGCCGCATCGTCACCATCACCGACGAGCTCGACGACATCGCCGAGGCGGTGCGGGAGTTCCACCGTCGCTTCGACGTCAACTTCACCTCCGGCGGCGTCGGGCCGACGCACGACGACGTCACGATGGAGGGCATCGCGCGCGGTCTCGGGCGCCGCGTGGTGCGCCATCCGGTCATCGAGAGCCGCCTGCGCGAGTTCTACAAGGACAACGTCAACGAGGCGCGCCTCAAGATGGCCGAGGTGCCGGAGGGCTCCGAGCTGATCGTCGACCAGCGTCTCGGGTTTCCGACGATCCAGTGCGAGAACTTCTACATCCTTCCGGGCATACCCGAGCTCTTCGAGGCCAAGTTCAACGCCCTGCGCGACCGCTTCGTCGACACGCCCTACACGCTGCGGATCGTCTACACGCGCGACGGGGAGGGCACGATCGCCCACCACCTGAACGCGACCCTCGCCGCGTTTCCCGAGCTCATGCTGGGCTCGTACCCGAAGCTCGGCGATCCGGAGTACGCGGTGAAGCTGACGCTGGAGTCGAAGGACGCCGCCTACGTGGAGCAGGCCCTGGCCCATCTCCTCCAGCTCCTGCCGGCCGAGACGGTCGTCCGGACCGAGTAG
- the fabG gene encoding 3-oxoacyl-ACP reductase FabG translates to MTLAGRRVLVTGGSRGIGRATALACARAGAAVAFNWSRSEDGAEAEETRAALAAAGGTVHAAQADVADAGAVATLFADVRAALGGPVDVLVNNAAVSQDGLVMLQSEEAFARTVAVNLQGAWLCCRAALRGMIAARGGRIVNVVSPAAFFGKEGAGAYAASKGGLVALTKSLAREVARYRITVNAVSPGYVRTQLTADLDARTRGTLEQQIPLGRFADPDEIAAAIAFLASPAASYLTGTTLHVDGGLTMI, encoded by the coding sequence GTGACGCTCGCCGGGCGGCGCGTGCTCGTGACCGGCGGCTCGCGCGGCATCGGACGCGCGACGGCGCTCGCCTGTGCGCGGGCCGGCGCCGCCGTCGCCTTCAACTGGTCGCGCAGCGAGGACGGCGCCGAGGCCGAGGAGACGCGGGCCGCGCTCGCGGCCGCCGGGGGCACGGTGCACGCCGCCCAGGCCGACGTCGCCGACGCGGGCGCCGTCGCCACGCTCTTCGCCGACGTGCGCGCGGCGCTCGGCGGCCCCGTCGACGTGCTCGTGAACAACGCCGCCGTGAGCCAGGACGGCCTCGTCATGCTGCAGAGCGAGGAGGCCTTCGCGCGCACGGTGGCCGTGAATCTCCAGGGCGCGTGGCTCTGCTGCCGGGCGGCGCTGCGCGGCATGATCGCCGCCCGCGGCGGGCGCATCGTGAACGTCGTCTCGCCCGCGGCGTTCTTCGGCAAGGAAGGCGCCGGCGCGTACGCCGCGTCGAAGGGCGGCCTCGTCGCGCTCACGAAGTCGCTCGCGCGCGAGGTCGCGCGCTACCGGATCACCGTCAACGCCGTGTCCCCCGGCTACGTCCGCACGCAGCTCACGGCCGACCTCGACGCGCGCACGCGCGGCACGCTCGAGCAGCAGATCCCCCTCGGTCGTTTCGCCGATCCCGACGAGATCGCGGCGGCGATCGCCTTCCTGGCGTCCCCCGCGGCGTCCTACCTCACCGGCACCACGCTCCACGTGGACGGTGGGCTCACGATGATTTAA
- a CDS encoding beta-ketoacyl-[acyl-carrier-protein] synthase family protein has translation MITGCGVVSPLGEGVPAFWEGLLAGRSAVAPARGFAAADLAPNAVAEVRGVADDDPDRAGAFALLAAAQALAEAGLDVPSATARWGVALGTTLGGMRLHELWDAGRPEALPALAAIPYYGPAVRLARRFGCRGPVATAQLACASGTQAIAWAGRWIRDGRADVVLAGGADLLCRFVVAGFNCLRATADTARPFDRRRQGLVLGEGAALVVVESRAHAEARGARLRAVLRGAGAAADAVHMTAPDREGGGAARAMTAALRDAGVDPTAVGLVSAHGTGTVYNDAMEAAALGRVFAEHRVPVNSIKGAIGHTLGAAGAFEAVMCVQALATGCIPPTAGLEEPDPACAAIDLVRGAARSAPVAVALSTSSGFAGANAALVLGAPSGAPMGDR, from the coding sequence GTGATCACGGGATGTGGGGTCGTCTCCCCGCTCGGTGAGGGTGTACCCGCCTTCTGGGAGGGGCTGCTCGCGGGGCGGTCGGCGGTCGCGCCCGCCCGCGGCTTCGCCGCCGCCGATCTCGCGCCGAACGCGGTCGCCGAGGTGCGCGGCGTCGCCGACGACGATCCCGACCGGGCCGGTGCCTTCGCGCTCCTCGCCGCCGCCCAGGCGCTGGCCGAAGCGGGGCTCGACGTGCCGTCCGCGACCGCGCGCTGGGGGGTCGCGCTCGGCACCACGCTCGGCGGCATGCGTCTCCACGAGCTCTGGGACGCGGGCCGTCCGGAGGCCCTGCCCGCGCTCGCGGCGATCCCGTACTACGGCCCCGCCGTCCGCCTGGCGCGGCGCTTCGGCTGCCGGGGGCCGGTGGCCACCGCGCAGCTGGCCTGTGCCTCCGGCACGCAGGCGATCGCCTGGGCAGGCCGCTGGATACGCGACGGCCGCGCCGACGTCGTGCTGGCGGGGGGGGCCGACCTCCTGTGCCGCTTCGTGGTGGCCGGCTTCAACTGTCTGCGCGCGACGGCCGATACGGCGCGCCCGTTCGACCGCCGTCGCCAGGGCCTCGTGCTGGGCGAGGGCGCGGCGCTGGTCGTCGTCGAGAGCCGCGCCCATGCGGAGGCGCGGGGGGCGCGGCTGCGGGCCGTGCTGCGCGGGGCGGGCGCGGCCGCGGACGCGGTCCACATGACCGCGCCCGATCGCGAGGGCGGCGGCGCGGCGCGTGCCATGACCGCCGCCTTGCGCGACGCCGGGGTCGATCCTACGGCGGTCGGTCTGGTGTCCGCCCACGGCACCGGTACCGTCTACAACGATGCGATGGAGGCGGCCGCGCTGGGGCGCGTGTTCGCGGAGCACCGCGTGCCGGTGAACTCGATCAAGGGCGCGATCGGCCACACCCTCGGGGCGGCTGGCGCGTTCGAAGCGGTGATGTGCGTGCAGGCGCTCGCCACCGGATGCATCCCGCCCACCGCCGGACTCGAGGAGCCGGACCCGGCGTGTGCGGCGATCGACCTCGTGCGGGGCGCGGCGCGCTCCGCGCCGGTGGCGGTCGCACTCTCCACCTCGTCGGGCTTCGCGGGCGCGAACGCGGCGCTCGTCCTGGGGGCGCCGAGCGGTGCGCCGATGGGAGACCGGTGA
- a CDS encoding radical SAM protein gives MLTLRGVVLPESGDRPELPLELADLQVLRQMAATGTMAWAGDRPALVAELAARGISPLGAAPADRPLAPAPGAPGAPPRLDDFYIVTTPAVLCVGPAGFEQVSEDGRLLARLDAVELLAASEFCKATTAREALARHAARAGAERLDERTFLRVLARLMASGLLLRFDLTDTAQGRALSREDRDIRRAIAKQMELAEVVRRDVQAYDAQEQARAARTGVIRPRIVPIHSQWKITPLALGMIVAYAKQYDGGRLDERYDFRPDWLTDPARASSPKTASLFLFSHYIWSSVGNLELSAQLKASDPRALTVHGGPNVPKYEKDLEAYFRMHPHVDIAVRGEGEVTAAEMLSALAEVIDDPRPDLAVLEKVPGLAFRLGDRIVRTPDRERITDLDVIPSPYLTGLFDSFGKASTEAAVIESNRGCPYGCTFCDWGSATAQRIRKFSLERVFEEIEWCARHGVETIGLADANFGVFERDVAIAEKVAEVKARYGYPRHFGVNYAKNSLKHLKPIVKILSGAGTIAYGQLSLQSMDPGTLETIERHNIKSEKYHELAQEFRQAGLPLFIDLMMGLPGSTVTSFRADLQQAIDREVIAKVYPTQLLVNSPMNDPEYRQEHDIQAKPGAFLTSCASFSTADYARMKEMRRVFLLLEKFGILRHVARHVRREVGVREMEFFERLLDDGRAARTRWPVLAFTLESVPNLMVPPGRWQLLLDEVRQYLTEVVHIADDSALDTVLTVQRLLLPARNRRFPDEVQLPHDYAAWYGAMLAAKDAGHLQDWPSVVPPLREYGPGTLRVSDPFDVCVFGIGHSVESDSFGVWELDSPISRPVVPLHSALG, from the coding sequence GTGCTCACGCTGCGCGGTGTGGTCCTGCCGGAGTCCGGCGACCGCCCGGAGCTTCCGCTCGAGCTCGCCGACCTCCAGGTGCTGCGGCAGATGGCCGCCACCGGCACGATGGCGTGGGCCGGCGACCGTCCCGCGCTGGTCGCCGAGCTCGCGGCCCGCGGCATCTCGCCGCTCGGCGCCGCGCCCGCCGACCGGCCGCTCGCACCGGCGCCCGGCGCGCCGGGCGCGCCCCCGCGCCTCGACGACTTCTACATCGTCACCACGCCCGCCGTGCTCTGCGTGGGGCCTGCCGGCTTCGAGCAGGTGTCGGAAGACGGGCGCCTCCTCGCGCGCCTCGACGCCGTCGAGCTGCTGGCGGCCTCGGAATTCTGCAAGGCGACGACCGCGCGCGAGGCGCTGGCCAGGCACGCGGCGCGCGCCGGGGCCGAACGCCTCGACGAGCGCACCTTCCTGCGCGTGCTGGCGCGCCTGATGGCCTCGGGCCTGCTCCTGCGCTTCGACCTCACCGACACCGCGCAGGGGCGCGCGCTGTCGCGCGAGGATCGCGACATCCGTCGCGCGATCGCGAAGCAGATGGAGCTCGCCGAGGTCGTGCGCCGCGACGTGCAGGCGTACGACGCCCAGGAGCAGGCCCGCGCGGCGCGTACCGGCGTCATCCGGCCGCGGATCGTGCCGATCCACTCACAGTGGAAGATCACGCCGCTGGCGCTCGGCATGATCGTCGCCTACGCGAAGCAGTACGACGGCGGGCGCCTCGACGAGCGCTACGACTTCCGCCCCGACTGGCTCACCGATCCGGCGCGGGCGTCGTCGCCGAAGACCGCGTCGCTGTTCCTCTTCTCGCACTACATCTGGTCGAGCGTCGGCAACCTCGAGCTGTCGGCCCAGCTGAAGGCGTCGGACCCGCGCGCGCTCACCGTGCACGGCGGGCCGAACGTGCCGAAGTACGAGAAGGACCTCGAGGCGTATTTCCGCATGCACCCGCACGTCGACATCGCGGTGCGCGGCGAGGGCGAGGTCACCGCCGCCGAGATGCTCTCGGCGCTGGCCGAGGTCATCGACGATCCGCGTCCCGATCTCGCGGTGCTGGAGAAGGTCCCCGGCCTCGCCTTCCGGCTCGGCGATCGCATCGTGCGCACGCCCGACCGCGAGCGCATCACCGACCTCGACGTCATCCCGTCGCCGTATCTGACCGGTCTCTTCGACAGCTTCGGCAAGGCGTCCACCGAGGCGGCGGTGATCGAGAGCAACCGCGGCTGCCCGTACGGCTGCACCTTCTGTGACTGGGGCTCGGCCACCGCGCAGCGCATCCGCAAGTTCTCCCTCGAGCGCGTCTTCGAGGAGATCGAGTGGTGCGCGCGCCACGGCGTCGAGACCATCGGGCTCGCCGACGCCAACTTCGGCGTCTTCGAGCGCGACGTCGCGATCGCCGAGAAGGTCGCCGAGGTGAAGGCGCGCTACGGATACCCGCGCCACTTCGGCGTCAACTACGCCAAGAACTCGCTGAAGCACCTGAAGCCGATCGTGAAGATCCTGAGCGGCGCCGGCACCATCGCCTACGGGCAGCTGTCGCTCCAGTCGATGGATCCCGGGACGCTCGAGACCATCGAGCGCCACAACATCAAGTCGGAGAAGTACCACGAGCTGGCGCAGGAGTTCCGGCAGGCCGGCCTGCCGCTGTTCATCGACCTGATGATGGGACTGCCCGGCAGCACCGTCACCTCGTTCCGCGCCGATCTCCAGCAGGCGATCGACCGCGAGGTGATCGCCAAGGTCTATCCGACCCAGCTGCTGGTCAACAGCCCGATGAACGATCCGGAGTACCGCCAGGAGCACGACATCCAGGCCAAGCCCGGCGCGTTCCTCACCTCGTGCGCCAGCTTCTCGACCGCGGACTACGCGCGCATGAAGGAGATGCGGCGCGTGTTCCTGCTGCTGGAGAAGTTCGGCATCCTGCGCCACGTCGCGCGCCACGTGCGTCGCGAGGTCGGCGTCCGCGAGATGGAGTTCTTCGAGCGCCTGCTCGACGACGGCCGCGCCGCGCGCACGCGCTGGCCGGTGCTCGCCTTCACCCTCGAGTCGGTGCCGAACCTCATGGTGCCGCCGGGGCGCTGGCAGCTGCTGCTCGACGAGGTGCGCCAGTACCTGACCGAGGTGGTGCACATCGCCGACGACTCGGCGCTCGACACCGTGCTCACGGTGCAGCGGCTGCTGCTGCCGGCGCGCAACCGGCGCTTCCCCGACGAGGTGCAGCTGCCGCACGACTACGCCGCCTGGTACGGTGCGATGCTCGCCGCGAAGGACGCCGGCCATCTCCAGGACTGGCCGAGCGTCGTGCCGCCGCTGCGCGAGTACGGTCCCGGGACGCTGCGCGTGAGCGACCCGTTCGACGTGTGCGTCTTCGGCATCGGGCACTCGGTGGAGTCCGACAGCTTCGGCGTCTGGGAGCTCGATTCGCCGATCTCGCGCCCCGTCGTCCCGCTGCACTCCGCCCTCGGCTGA
- a CDS encoding RNA polymerase factor sigma-32 — protein MADDDTRAPIEPEVIGPDDDAQVLPTGADEEEPEAAAATTAAPTDVPASLGVLVPAADTLQRYLAEIRRIPVLTREEEHELAVRWREQGDKKAAVRLVSSNLRLVVMIAREYQRAVQNLLDLVQEGNVGLLEAIKNFDPYRGVRFPSYAVWWVRAYIIRYIMNNWRMVKVGTTQAQRKLFFNLQKERERLEREGFTAEPKLIADRLGVKEKEVVEMEQRLAGRDLSVNAPVNEGEEATLLDFLPGPAQTAEAVADEEYHRLVREKAAEFKQTLKGKDLVIYERRLEALMRDEEPVTLQEIGDEYGITRERVRQIEARVKKKLGQYLREQIPDIKEIEFGS, from the coding sequence GTGGCCGACGACGACACCCGCGCGCCGATCGAGCCCGAGGTCATCGGGCCGGACGACGACGCCCAGGTCCTGCCGACCGGCGCCGACGAGGAGGAGCCGGAGGCCGCGGCGGCGACGACGGCCGCGCCGACCGACGTGCCGGCGTCGCTCGGCGTGCTCGTCCCCGCCGCCGACACGCTGCAGCGCTACCTCGCCGAGATCCGCCGCATCCCCGTCCTCACACGCGAGGAGGAGCACGAGCTGGCGGTACGCTGGCGCGAGCAGGGCGACAAGAAAGCCGCGGTGCGGCTCGTCAGCTCGAATCTGCGGCTCGTGGTCATGATCGCGCGCGAGTACCAGCGCGCCGTGCAGAACCTCCTCGACCTCGTACAGGAGGGCAACGTCGGCCTGCTCGAGGCGATCAAGAACTTCGATCCCTATCGCGGCGTGCGCTTCCCATCCTACGCCGTCTGGTGGGTGCGCGCGTACATCATCCGCTACATCATGAACAACTGGCGGATGGTGAAGGTCGGCACCACGCAGGCCCAGCGCAAGCTCTTCTTCAACCTCCAGAAGGAGCGCGAGCGCCTCGAGCGCGAGGGCTTCACCGCCGAGCCCAAGCTCATCGCCGACCGGCTCGGAGTGAAGGAGAAGGAAGTCGTCGAGATGGAGCAGCGCCTCGCCGGGCGCGACCTCTCGGTGAACGCGCCGGTGAACGAGGGCGAAGAGGCCACGCTCCTTGATTTTCTGCCGGGCCCCGCCCAGACTGCCGAGGCCGTCGCCGACGAGGAATATCACCGCCTCGTGCGCGAGAAGGCGGCCGAGTTCAAGCAGACGTTGAAAGGCAAGGACCTGGTGATCTACGAGCGGCGGCTCGAAGCGCTCATGCGCGACGAGGAGCCGGTCACGCTCCAGGAGATCGGCGACGAGTACGGCATCACCCGCGAGCGCGTGCGGCAGATCGAGGCGCGGGTGAAGAAGAAGCTCGGGCAGTACCTCCGCGAGCAGATACCAGACATCAAGGAAATCGAGTTCGGCTCCTGA
- a CDS encoding acetolactate synthase — protein MPMHGGRIVARALKREGVPYVFTLCGGHVMSIYDGCLDEGIGVVDVRHEQSAAHAADGWARVTGQPGVAIVTAGPGLTDAVTGVATAWRANIPMVIIGGQAPRHFQDMGGLQDMNHVDLMRPITKWAVSVPNTRRLGEYVATAFRVATTNVPGPVFLEMPLDFLFDIVQDDDVVEPSNYRTEAAVGADPRYVEKAFELLRGAERPVCLVGSQLFWSKRREAYPEFVKTFGMPTYVNGQARGSLDPDDPHWFLQTRKEALRKADVVLIFGTPLDFRIGYGRSTHINGDAKLIHVDLDGKELGKNRGVDVGIVGDTGLVMEMLTRCATDAKFQPELSRAWLRELRGVEKGKWEALQGQLVSDEVPLNPLRVCAEVDKLVTKDTILIGDGGDFVGSAANVLRPRGFGHWLDAGPLGTLGAGPGYAMAAKLASPKSDVIIMYGDGAFGLNMMEFEACIRQKINIVGVIGNDAAWMQILRGQEQMYGADRTPACKLSYTRYDTMIEAMGGHGEWVERPEQIRPALERALGAGKPAVVNVKIGRSDFRKDAISV, from the coding sequence ATGCCGATGCACGGAGGCCGCATCGTCGCGCGCGCCCTGAAGCGCGAGGGCGTTCCGTACGTGTTCACGCTCTGCGGCGGACACGTCATGTCCATCTACGACGGCTGTCTCGACGAAGGCATCGGCGTCGTCGACGTCCGCCACGAGCAGTCCGCCGCGCACGCCGCCGACGGCTGGGCGCGCGTCACCGGCCAGCCCGGCGTCGCGATCGTGACCGCCGGACCGGGGCTCACCGACGCGGTGACCGGCGTCGCCACCGCGTGGCGCGCCAACATTCCCATGGTGATCATCGGCGGCCAGGCGCCGCGTCACTTCCAGGACATGGGCGGCCTCCAGGACATGAACCACGTCGACCTGATGCGGCCGATCACGAAGTGGGCCGTGTCGGTCCCGAACACGCGCCGTCTCGGCGAGTACGTCGCCACCGCGTTCCGCGTCGCGACGACGAACGTGCCCGGCCCGGTGTTCCTCGAGATGCCGCTCGATTTCCTCTTCGACATCGTCCAGGACGACGACGTCGTCGAGCCGTCGAACTATCGCACCGAGGCCGCGGTCGGCGCCGATCCGCGCTACGTCGAGAAGGCGTTCGAGCTGCTGCGCGGCGCCGAGCGGCCGGTGTGTCTCGTCGGCAGCCAGCTCTTCTGGTCGAAGCGCCGCGAGGCCTATCCCGAGTTCGTGAAGACGTTCGGCATGCCGACGTACGTGAACGGCCAGGCGCGCGGCAGCCTCGACCCCGACGATCCGCACTGGTTCCTCCAGACCCGCAAGGAGGCGCTGCGCAAGGCCGACGTCGTGCTGATCTTCGGCACGCCGCTCGACTTCCGCATCGGCTACGGCCGCTCGACGCACATCAACGGCGACGCGAAGCTGATCCACGTCGACCTCGACGGCAAGGAGCTCGGCAAGAACCGCGGCGTCGACGTCGGCATCGTCGGCGACACCGGCCTCGTGATGGAGATGCTCACCCGGTGCGCGACGGACGCGAAGTTCCAGCCGGAGCTGTCGCGCGCCTGGCTGAGGGAGCTGCGCGGCGTCGAGAAGGGCAAGTGGGAGGCGCTCCAGGGCCAGCTCGTCTCCGACGAGGTGCCGCTCAACCCGCTCCGCGTCTGCGCCGAGGTCGACAAGCTGGTCACGAAGGACACGATCCTCATCGGCGACGGCGGCGACTTCGTCGGCTCGGCGGCCAACGTGCTGCGTCCGCGCGGCTTCGGCCACTGGCTCGACGCCGGTCCCCTCGGCACGCTCGGCGCCGGTCCGGGCTACGCCATGGCGGCGAAGCTCGCGAGCCCGAAGAGCGACGTCATCATCATGTACGGCGACGGCGCGTTCGGCCTCAACATGATGGAGTTCGAGGCCTGCATCCGCCAGAAGATCAACATCGTCGGCGTCATCGGCAACGACGCCGCCTGGATGCAGATCCTGCGCGGCCAGGAGCAGATGTACGGCGCCGACCGCACGCCCGCGTGCAAGCTCTCGTACACGCGCTACGACACGATGATCGAGGCGATGGGCGGCCACGGCGAGTGGGTCGAACGGCCGGAGCAGATCCGTCCCGCGCTCGAGCGCGCGCTCGGCGCCGGCAAGCCGGCCGTCGTCAACGTGAAGATCGGGCGCAGCGACTTCCGCAAGGACGCGATCTCGGTCTAG
- a CDS encoding J domain-containing protein produces the protein MAKQQDLYAILGVAKTATADEIRKAYRKLARQHHPDLNPGNKQAEERFKEISLAHDALSDPERRKLYDEFGQEGLAPGFDATRAREYRRWADSGQGFSFRGGSPGAGAGDFDFGFGTGTRRGRRRSAAETERGFADILNEMFGGAAEGAAPEPPPSAPRDVEYPIEIDLLDALRGTRTAVSVRRPVVCETCGGTGRVGRKGCTTCGGSGTVEKREKLNVKIPAGVADGARVRVAGKGGVGAGGRSGDLYFVVKVRPHPLLQREGRDLMLEVPITVVEAVRGATIEVPTLAGKVQLKVAPGSQSGQRLRLRGRGAPDPKGGEAGDLYVRLMIQVPRDGAGEKMDDALQALEAAYGGESVRAHLAL, from the coding sequence ATGGCGAAACAGCAGGACCTCTACGCCATCCTGGGGGTCGCGAAGACGGCGACCGCGGACGAGATCCGGAAAGCGTACCGCAAGCTCGCGCGTCAGCACCATCCCGACCTCAACCCAGGCAACAAGCAGGCCGAGGAGCGCTTCAAGGAGATCTCGCTCGCGCACGACGCGCTCTCCGACCCGGAGCGGCGCAAGCTGTACGACGAGTTCGGCCAGGAGGGGCTGGCGCCCGGCTTCGACGCCACGCGCGCCCGCGAGTACCGTCGCTGGGCCGACAGCGGCCAGGGCTTCTCGTTCCGCGGCGGCAGCCCGGGCGCCGGCGCCGGCGACTTCGACTTCGGCTTCGGCACCGGGACGCGGCGCGGCCGCCGTCGCAGCGCCGCCGAGACGGAGCGCGGCTTCGCCGACATCCTGAACGAGATGTTCGGCGGCGCGGCCGAGGGCGCCGCGCCCGAGCCGCCGCCCTCGGCACCGCGCGACGTCGAGTATCCGATCGAGATCGATCTGCTCGACGCGCTGCGCGGCACGCGCACGGCCGTGTCGGTTCGGCGTCCCGTCGTCTGCGAGACCTGCGGCGGCACGGGCCGCGTCGGGCGCAAGGGCTGCACGACGTGCGGCGGCAGCGGCACGGTCGAGAAGCGCGAGAAGCTGAACGTCAAGATCCCCGCCGGCGTCGCCGACGGCGCGCGCGTGCGCGTGGCGGGCAAGGGCGGCGTCGGAGCCGGGGGACGCAGCGGCGACCTCTACTTCGTCGTGAAGGTGCGGCCGCACCCGCTGCTCCAGCGCGAGGGTCGAGATCTGATGCTCGAGGTGCCGATCACGGTCGTCGAGGCCGTGCGCGGCGCGACGATCGAAGTACCGACGCTCGCCGGCAAGGTGCAGCTGAAGGTCGCGCCCGGCTCGCAGAGCGGCCAGCGCCTGCGGCTGCGCGGCCGTGGTGCGCCCGACCCGAAGGGCGGCGAGGCCGGCGACCTCTACGTCCGCCTGATGATCCAGGTGCCGCGCGACGGCGCCGGCGAAAAGATGGACGACGCGCTCCAGGCGCTCGAGGCCGCCTACGGGGGCGAGAGCGTCCGCGCCCACCTGGCGCTGTGA
- a CDS encoding acyl carrier protein, which translates to MESNGLLGEVKDLLTTGLRLTTAPADIPDDSPIFGEGLGLDSIDALELVVLVEERFHVSIPDEEVGKRAFASVRALADFIAAERPR; encoded by the coding sequence ATGGAGAGTAACGGTCTGCTCGGGGAGGTGAAGGACCTCCTCACGACGGGGCTCCGCCTGACGACGGCCCCCGCCGACATCCCGGACGACTCGCCGATCTTCGGCGAGGGGCTGGGACTCGACTCGATCGACGCGCTGGAGCTGGTCGTCCTGGTCGAGGAGCGCTTCCACGTCTCCATCCCCGACGAGGAGGTCGGCAAGCGCGCCTTCGCTTCGGTGCGTGCGCTGGCGGACTTCATCGCCGCGGAGCGCCCGCGCTGA
- the rpoZ gene encoding DNA-directed RNA polymerase subunit omega — translation MARITVEDCLEQVPNRFELVLLAARRAKQLLKGARPLVESDNKEIVTALREVADAKVRLTYDE, via the coding sequence ATGGCCAGGATCACCGTGGAGGACTGCCTCGAGCAGGTCCCCAACCGTTTCGAGCTCGTGCTGCTCGCGGCGCGGCGCGCGAAGCAGCTCCTCAAAGGGGCGCGCCCCCTCGTGGAGTCGGACAACAAGGAGATCGTCACGGCGCTCCGCGAGGTCGCGGACGCGAAGGTGCGCCTCACGTACGACGAGTAG